The Thalassotalea sp. 273M-4 genome includes a region encoding these proteins:
- a CDS encoding ClpXP protease specificity-enhancing factor, with the protein MTSNKPYLVRAFYDWILDNELTPYIAVDANYPNVMVPEQYINDGQIVLNISPASVGGISMAGEVIEFNARFGGKLEHLYIPYEALIAIYARENGVGSSFTVEYPEEPTVAPEQKPASAPKKKGKPTLSVVK; encoded by the coding sequence ATGACCTCTAATAAGCCCTACTTGGTTAGGGCTTTTTATGATTGGATTTTGGATAATGAATTGACCCCATATATCGCGGTCGACGCCAATTATCCAAATGTTATGGTTCCTGAGCAGTATATAAACGACGGACAAATTGTATTAAATATTTCCCCCGCATCGGTCGGTGGAATTTCAATGGCCGGTGAAGTTATTGAATTTAATGCCCGTTTTGGCGGTAAATTAGAGCACCTATACATACCGTATGAGGCTCTTATTGCTATTTATGCCAGAGAAAATGGCGTTGGCTCATCATTTACTGTTGAGTACCCTGAAGAGCCAACTGTGGCTCCTGAACAAAAGCCTGCATCAGCACCTAAAAAGAAGGGCAAACCGACCCTATCCGTGGTTAAGTAA
- a CDS encoding BON domain-containing protein, with product MKKIAITLLALTALQGCAVALVGGVAVGAATANDRRTIGAQIDDQSIEVKAYAMMAEDQELDKSTQVQVVSLNGTVLIVGQALSSKDKQKIYSMVNQIQGVKKIHNQIRVARLTSLGTKTHDTWLTTKVKSELLADDRVDGTAIKVVSEDSEVFLMGLVGPKEADVAVDITRHVGGVSRVYKAFELK from the coding sequence ATGAAAAAAATAGCAATAACTTTACTGGCCCTGACTGCTTTACAAGGTTGTGCTGTAGCCCTTGTCGGTGGTGTAGCGGTTGGGGCTGCGACAGCTAATGATAGACGAACTATTGGCGCCCAAATAGACGATCAGAGCATTGAGGTGAAAGCCTATGCGATGATGGCCGAAGATCAAGAGCTTGATAAAAGCACCCAAGTACAAGTTGTGAGTTTAAATGGCACTGTGCTTATTGTTGGTCAAGCGTTATCAAGTAAAGACAAACAAAAGATCTACTCTATGGTGAATCAAATTCAAGGTGTTAAGAAGATTCACAATCAAATAAGAGTAGCCAGACTTACTTCCCTTGGCACCAAAACCCACGATACTTGGTTAACCACCAAAGTAAAATCAGAACTCCTTGCCGATGATCGTGTCGACGGTACGGCGATAAAAGTGGTAAGTGAAGACTCTGAAGTGTTTTTAATGGGCTTAGTCGGTCCAAAAGAAGCGGATGTCGCGGTAGACATTACGCGCCATGTTGGCGGTGTATCGCGTGTTTATAAAGCTTTTGAATTAAAATAA
- a CDS encoding phosphoheptose isomerase has translation MLERVKHNFRESIETKIAASEELPVAIEKGGMVMVECLLGGHKILSCGNGGSAGDAQHFSSELLNRFETERPSLPAIALTTDSSTLTSIANDYSYEEVFSKQVRALGNSGDVLLAISTSGNSKNVIKAIEAAVARDMKIVALTGNDGGEIAGLLGENDVEIRVPSSRTARIQEVHLLAIHCLCEIIDTTLFPQSTN, from the coding sequence ATGTTAGAGCGTGTTAAACACAATTTTCGTGAGAGTATTGAAACCAAAATTGCAGCAAGTGAAGAGCTTCCGGTTGCTATCGAAAAAGGTGGCATGGTGATGGTTGAATGCTTATTGGGTGGTCACAAAATCCTAAGCTGTGGTAATGGTGGTTCTGCTGGTGATGCCCAACATTTCTCTTCAGAGTTACTTAACCGCTTTGAAACCGAACGTCCGAGTTTACCTGCCATAGCACTTACCACCGATAGCTCAACCTTAACCTCTATTGCAAACGACTACAGCTACGAAGAAGTATTCTCTAAGCAAGTACGAGCTTTGGGTAACTCAGGTGATGTATTACTGGCAATCTCAACGAGTGGTAATTCAAAAAACGTAATCAAAGCGATTGAAGCAGCCGTAGCTCGCGATATGAAAATCGTTGCATTAACGGGTAATGACGGTGGCGAAATCGCCGGTTTATTGGGCGAAAACGACGTTGAAATCCGCGTACCTTCTAGCCGCACTGCCCGCATTCAAGAAGTCCACTTATTAGCTATTCATTGCTTATGTGAAATCATTGATACAACCTTATTCCCTCAGTCTACCAATTAA
- a CDS encoding YraN family protein yields the protein MALDYLYRQQLKLKQMNFSCRQGEIDIIALDGDVLVFIEVKYRKNTAYGAPEAMVSPKKQQKIIKTAKFYLQKQGLNEYNTECRFDVVSILGPSTAPTITWLKDAFYGV from the coding sequence TTGGCCTTAGATTATTTATACCGCCAACAATTAAAGTTAAAACAAATGAACTTTAGTTGTCGCCAAGGTGAAATAGATATTATTGCCCTTGATGGTGATGTTTTAGTATTTATAGAAGTAAAGTATCGAAAGAATACTGCTTATGGTGCGCCAGAGGCTATGGTTTCACCGAAAAAACAGCAAAAAATCATCAAAACAGCCAAATTTTACCTGCAAAAGCAGGGATTGAATGAATATAATACGGAATGTCGATTTGATGTGGTCAGTATTCTCGGCCCATCAACTGCACCCACAATTACTTGGCTGAAAGATGCCTTTTATGGAGTTTGA
- a CDS encoding penicillin-binding protein activator, which translates to MSKYFTLFVFFLIVLLTGCSSQPDKAGVPNDSVLVEPVDVPLEPGVNAEYFLQKAKNTEDLNQSYLYLLQAAQVYIEQGDFSQALFITNQLTRVALPAQLKYLNLKNQAAALFGQGEVELAATTFNKIPTPPTNAKGWLLKAQIADARGLEIEAIISYLNYHQYVPFKDVAEISLLQEKFSHLKPWQLASLRKKQAPNLEGWLAFNQAFNLQYLQRNQLKQQLLIWRTKYPVHPANVLINEFTQKNTAQMRQTMSKISVLLPLSGREAALGKSIQAGILSAYQLNAIGTINFIDTNGIKMPDIIAELTQTRPDFVIGPLLKQHVKSYSDVINGDNASFVNWKTLLLNLPEQSQLPENQFALSMLPEDEATQAAFTLSQRGFKKALILSQDSAIGKRMANAFAAEWLRQTNLEPAIIHYPNGKAMQNAVKEGLNVHLSEERITGIKSRFKDDIQTETRNRQDIDVIYMFATSDQAKLLKPYVDVNISPFAEAIPMFASSRSNSDNQSENTRRDLTGLTFTEIPWLLDGKQVNRALSRQAAELWPSRSAPLERLYAMGIDSLQLIDSIQYMQKFSALKHRGETGIWQMNDKNIISRSFAWGRYHSARVQTIEMD; encoded by the coding sequence ATGTCTAAATATTTTACGCTTTTTGTTTTTTTTCTTATTGTTTTACTGACCGGGTGTAGTTCTCAGCCTGACAAAGCTGGTGTGCCTAACGATTCGGTTCTAGTTGAGCCGGTTGATGTACCATTAGAGCCAGGCGTTAATGCTGAATATTTTTTGCAAAAAGCAAAAAATACTGAGGATTTAAATCAATCTTACCTATACCTTTTACAAGCGGCTCAAGTCTACATCGAGCAAGGTGACTTTTCTCAAGCTTTATTCATTACAAATCAATTAACTCGTGTCGCCCTGCCAGCACAGCTGAAGTATCTAAACCTAAAAAACCAAGCGGCAGCGCTGTTTGGGCAAGGCGAAGTCGAGCTGGCCGCAACAACGTTTAATAAAATTCCAACCCCACCGACCAATGCCAAAGGTTGGTTACTCAAAGCCCAAATTGCCGATGCTCGTGGATTGGAAATAGAAGCCATCATCAGTTATTTAAACTATCACCAATATGTGCCCTTTAAAGATGTTGCTGAAATTAGCCTGTTGCAAGAAAAGTTTAGCCATTTAAAACCATGGCAGCTTGCTTCTTTACGCAAAAAACAAGCTCCTAACTTAGAAGGTTGGCTCGCGTTTAATCAAGCTTTCAATCTGCAGTATTTACAAAGAAATCAACTAAAACAACAGCTTTTAATTTGGCGAACAAAATACCCTGTGCATCCAGCGAATGTATTGATTAACGAGTTTACTCAAAAAAATACCGCCCAAATGCGCCAAACCATGTCAAAAATATCGGTACTTTTACCTTTATCAGGGCGAGAGGCCGCGCTTGGTAAAAGTATTCAGGCCGGCATTTTAAGTGCCTACCAATTAAATGCCATAGGAACGATAAATTTTATCGACACTAACGGTATAAAAATGCCCGATATTATTGCAGAGTTAACGCAAACTCGTCCTGATTTTGTTATTGGGCCGCTATTAAAACAACATGTTAAAAGCTATAGCGACGTCATCAATGGCGATAACGCATCCTTCGTAAACTGGAAGACCTTGCTGCTAAACTTGCCTGAGCAATCACAATTGCCAGAAAACCAATTTGCCTTATCTATGTTGCCTGAAGACGAAGCGACTCAAGCGGCATTCACGCTGAGTCAAAGAGGCTTTAAAAAGGCGCTAATATTGTCCCAAGATAGTGCGATCGGCAAACGCATGGCCAACGCCTTTGCCGCAGAGTGGTTACGTCAAACCAATCTTGAACCTGCAATAATTCACTACCCTAATGGCAAAGCGATGCAAAACGCGGTGAAAGAAGGGTTAAATGTTCATTTATCAGAAGAGCGAATTACCGGCATTAAAAGTCGGTTTAAAGACGACATACAAACGGAAACTCGAAACCGCCAAGACATTGACGTGATCTATATGTTTGCCACGTCGGATCAAGCAAAATTATTAAAGCCCTACGTGGATGTCAATATCAGCCCTTTTGCCGAAGCAATTCCAATGTTTGCCAGCTCTCGCAGCAATTCCGACAATCAGAGCGAAAACACCCGTCGAGATTTAACCGGCCTGACCTTTACTGAAATTCCTTGGTTACTTGATGGCAAACAAGTTAACCGAGCATTATCCCGCCAAGCTGCAGAACTTTGGCCAAGTCGAAGTGCACCTTTAGAGCGCCTTTATGCGATGGGCATTGACAGTTTACAACTTATTGACAGCATTCAATACATGCAAAAGTTCTCAGCATTAAAGCACCGAGGAGAAACGGGAATTTGGCAAATGAACGATAAAAACATCATTAGCCGTAGCTTTGCTTGGGGTAGATACCATTCAGCCAGAGTTCAAACCATTGAAATGGACTGA
- the rsmI gene encoding 16S rRNA (cytidine(1402)-2'-O)-methyltransferase has translation MTQTSIAQGTLYVVATPIGNLGDMTQRAQDILSQADIIACEDTRHTNRLLSAFNIKNKTLSLHDHNERARQEQVAELLQQGKTVALVSDAGTPLISDPGFHVVRYLRAQGLPVVPVPGACAAIAALSVAGVPTDRFTFEGFLPSKSGARQAKLAQLANEERTMVFYDAPRRAIDTVADIKDVLGEQREIVIARELTKTFETIHADTAGNIYQWLNQDPNQLKGEMVLIIEGAKPDPNAIPEDAIATLKLLLTEMKPKKACAIAAQIHGVKKNALYQVALDLK, from the coding sequence ATGACTCAGACAAGCATTGCACAAGGCACCTTATATGTGGTCGCCACCCCAATTGGTAACCTTGGTGATATGACCCAACGCGCTCAAGATATTTTATCACAAGCAGACATTATCGCGTGTGAGGATACCCGTCATACCAATCGCTTATTGAGTGCCTTTAATATCAAAAATAAAACCCTGTCATTGCACGATCATAATGAACGCGCAAGGCAGGAGCAAGTGGCGGAATTGCTGCAACAAGGCAAAACCGTTGCCTTGGTTTCGGATGCGGGAACGCCCCTGATATCGGATCCTGGCTTTCATGTTGTGCGCTATTTACGTGCTCAAGGCTTGCCGGTTGTACCGGTACCCGGAGCTTGTGCTGCCATTGCCGCCTTATCTGTTGCAGGTGTTCCGACAGATAGATTTACATTTGAAGGCTTTTTGCCGTCAAAATCCGGTGCCCGTCAAGCAAAGTTAGCACAACTTGCCAATGAAGAACGCACCATGGTCTTTTACGATGCGCCAAGACGTGCTATCGATACGGTTGCAGACATTAAAGATGTGCTCGGAGAACAGCGCGAAATAGTTATTGCTCGTGAGTTAACCAAAACCTTTGAAACCATTCATGCCGATACTGCCGGTAATATTTATCAATGGTTAAATCAAGACCCTAATCAGTTAAAAGGCGAAATGGTACTGATTATTGAAGGGGCAAAACCGGACCCTAATGCGATCCCTGAAGATGCTATAGCTACCCTAAAATTGTTATTAACGGAAATGAAACCGAAAAAAGCCTGTGCCATCGCGGCACAAATTCATGGGGTAAAGAAAAACGCACTTTATCAAGTGGCATTAGATTTAAAGTAA
- a CDS encoding M13 family metallopeptidase, which produces MKKSLIAVALSAALLSGCGEQQSTATKVAEVKQAAVEEAKEMNKAKAELGSFGVDLSARNLDVKPGDDFFMYASGTWYDNFEMPADKTRYGAFTALAERSETQVKEIIDDIVSREQLNAEEQMIADFYNAYMDVETINKKGISPIKPLLEQIKAAKSTDDLTAIFGQSWLTGVSSPLGGGMWFNRLDPNKYELSLGAGGLGLPDRSYYLVESERFAKTREAYVAHIAKMLTFAGVENAEQSAKAILALETKIAEGHWPREKRRDRDLTLNQIKRDELAKQYPGFNWDLFFEQTGYQVPQLNISQPEPVKAMIELVNNEDIAIWKDYLTFHAISGNADLLSEDIFNADFEFYGKELSGQQEPRPRWKRAISQMSGTQSLGFAIGKVYVQRYFPETSKEQMANLVENLRKALGERIDNLDWMGEETKVNAKAKLAAFNPKIGYPDVWQELDGLTITSNDVMTNVHNLRTFFREDSVAKELEKTDRNRWGMTPQRVNAYYNSSFNEIVFPAAILQPPFFDPNADDAVNYGAIGAVIGHEMGHGFDDQGSKSDANGIQRNWWTDQDRAAFEAKADKLAEQYSQYEPIPDNFVNGRNSLGENIGDVGGLAMAYHAYQLSLNGKEAPVIDGLTGDQRFFLAWAQVWKEKRTEQSMLNQLRAGTHAPGQFRALAPRNHDAWYKAFDVKEGDKLYLPEEERVRIW; this is translated from the coding sequence ATGAAAAAATCACTGATTGCAGTCGCGTTAAGTGCTGCCTTACTAAGTGGTTGCGGTGAACAACAATCGACCGCCACCAAAGTCGCAGAAGTTAAACAAGCTGCGGTAGAAGAAGCAAAAGAAATGAACAAAGCTAAAGCTGAGTTAGGCAGTTTTGGTGTCGACTTAAGTGCTCGCAACTTAGACGTAAAACCAGGTGATGACTTTTTCATGTACGCCAGTGGCACTTGGTATGACAACTTTGAAATGCCGGCAGATAAAACCCGTTATGGTGCCTTCACCGCGTTGGCTGAGCGCAGCGAAACGCAAGTAAAAGAAATTATTGATGACATTGTTAGTCGTGAACAACTTAATGCTGAAGAGCAAATGATTGCAGACTTCTACAATGCATATATGGATGTTGAAACCATTAACAAAAAAGGCATTAGTCCTATTAAGCCGCTTTTAGAACAGATCAAAGCCGCTAAATCGACGGATGATTTAACCGCAATTTTTGGTCAATCATGGTTAACAGGTGTGTCTTCACCACTTGGTGGTGGCATGTGGTTTAACCGCTTAGATCCAAATAAATATGAATTGTCGTTAGGCGCTGGTGGTCTAGGTTTACCCGATCGCTCATACTATTTGGTTGAAAGCGAGCGTTTTGCTAAGACACGTGAGGCGTATGTGGCTCATATTGCCAAAATGTTAACTTTTGCCGGTGTTGAAAACGCAGAGCAAAGTGCAAAAGCGATTTTAGCGCTTGAAACTAAAATTGCTGAAGGCCACTGGCCACGTGAAAAACGTCGTGACCGTGATTTAACCTTAAATCAAATTAAACGTGATGAACTTGCTAAACAGTACCCAGGTTTTAATTGGGATCTTTTCTTTGAACAAACGGGTTACCAAGTACCTCAGTTAAACATTTCTCAACCAGAGCCGGTAAAAGCGATGATTGAACTTGTTAACAACGAAGATATTGCAATATGGAAAGATTACCTAACTTTCCATGCCATTAGCGGTAATGCCGACTTATTGTCTGAAGATATTTTTAATGCTGACTTTGAGTTTTATGGCAAGGAATTAAGCGGACAACAAGAGCCACGTCCACGCTGGAAACGCGCTATTTCGCAAATGTCTGGTACTCAGTCTCTTGGTTTTGCCATTGGTAAAGTATATGTACAGCGCTACTTCCCTGAAACGTCGAAAGAGCAAATGGCCAATCTTGTCGAAAATTTACGTAAAGCACTTGGCGAGCGTATCGATAATTTAGACTGGATGGGTGAAGAAACCAAAGTCAATGCGAAAGCTAAATTGGCTGCATTCAACCCTAAAATTGGTTACCCAGATGTATGGCAAGAATTAGATGGTTTAACCATTACTAGCAATGATGTAATGACAAACGTTCATAACTTGCGCACATTCTTTCGCGAAGACAGTGTTGCGAAAGAACTTGAAAAAACAGATCGCAATCGTTGGGGAATGACTCCACAGCGTGTAAACGCTTACTACAATAGTTCGTTCAATGAAATTGTATTTCCTGCGGCGATATTACAACCACCATTTTTCGATCCTAACGCTGATGATGCCGTCAACTACGGTGCGATAGGCGCGGTTATTGGTCATGAAATGGGCCATGGCTTTGACGATCAAGGCTCGAAATCTGATGCTAATGGTATCCAACGTAACTGGTGGACGGATCAAGACCGAGCAGCATTTGAAGCCAAAGCAGACAAGTTAGCGGAACAATACAGTCAATACGAACCGATCCCTGACAACTTTGTAAATGGTCGTAATAGTTTAGGTGAAAATATCGGTGATGTCGGTGGTTTAGCAATGGCTTATCATGCTTATCAGTTAAGCTTAAACGGCAAAGAAGCCCCTGTCATTGATGGGTTAACCGGTGATCAGCGTTTCTTCTTGGCTTGGGCTCAGGTCTGGAAAGAAAAACGTACAGAGCAAAGCATGCTTAACCAATTGCGCGCGGGCACGCATGCTCCTGGTCAATTCCGTGCTTTAGCGCCACGAAATCACGATGCTTGGTATAAAGCGTTTGATGTGAAAGAAGGTGACAAGCTTTACTTACCAGAAGAAGAGCGAGTTCGCATTTGGTAA
- a CDS encoding efflux RND transporter periplasmic adaptor subunit: MNAFLPSLLLMLLLPVVSVAQERSRPPANVILEQVDFAPINISIEAVGTAEAFRSVSLYPAASDKVTKVNFRPGDFVIKGETLIELDARRQVAAVQRAKIELADRKRDLARLIKSGKKGAFSQSELDDANSLVELASVTLSEAQADLDDRKVVAPFSGYVGLTAIEAGDRINTNTLITTIDDRKKLYINFALPESALGLVDDKTQVSVQPWNDRDKVFQAKLSQLDSRIDSDDRTLKVRAVLDNRADSFRPGLSFKVKMSAQGPEFPIVPEASLAWGATGAYVWMANEGKAQKIAVEIKQRLRGFILVEGELERGDNLIVEGIQGLREGAPIEPSSMVAEGR; the protein is encoded by the coding sequence ATGAACGCATTTTTGCCAAGTCTCCTGCTTATGTTGTTGTTACCTGTTGTCAGCGTGGCGCAAGAACGAAGTCGTCCTCCAGCAAATGTCATTTTAGAACAAGTCGATTTTGCTCCAATCAATATCTCTATTGAAGCTGTTGGTACGGCAGAAGCGTTTCGGTCTGTCAGCTTATACCCGGCAGCCTCAGATAAGGTAACGAAAGTGAATTTTCGTCCTGGCGATTTTGTCATCAAAGGCGAAACCTTGATTGAGCTTGACGCCAGAAGACAGGTTGCCGCTGTGCAACGGGCCAAAATTGAGTTAGCCGATCGTAAAAGGGACCTAGCTCGCCTAATTAAAAGTGGTAAAAAAGGCGCATTTAGCCAGTCAGAGCTTGATGATGCTAACTCATTAGTGGAACTTGCTAGTGTCACTCTATCTGAAGCTCAAGCCGATTTAGATGATCGGAAAGTGGTGGCACCATTTAGTGGTTACGTTGGTCTAACGGCAATAGAAGCTGGCGATAGAATCAACACCAATACCTTAATAACAACGATTGATGATCGTAAAAAACTGTATATAAACTTTGCCTTACCTGAGTCGGCATTGGGTTTAGTCGATGACAAAACCCAAGTCAGTGTGCAACCATGGAACGACAGGGACAAGGTATTCCAAGCAAAACTCTCGCAATTAGACTCGCGCATTGATTCCGACGATAGAACATTAAAAGTGAGGGCGGTGCTAGACAATCGAGCAGACAGTTTTCGACCAGGGTTAAGTTTTAAAGTCAAAATGAGCGCTCAAGGGCCAGAGTTTCCTATCGTGCCAGAAGCATCGTTAGCATGGGGCGCAACTGGGGCCTATGTTTGGATGGCCAATGAGGGCAAAGCACAAAAAATAGCGGTTGAAATAAAACAAAGGTTACGAGGCTTTATCTTAGTTGAAGGCGAGTTAGAGCGTGGAGATAACCTTATTGTTGAGGGCATTCAAGGTTTAAGAGAAGGGGCGCCAATAGAACCTTCTAGCATGGTCGCAGAAGGGCGTTAA
- a CDS encoding efflux RND transporter permease subunit, with protein MLNLFQHKTDLPSISVRRPLLVIVINLLIILAGLAAMFGLEVRELPDVDRPVVSIRANFPGAAPETVDNEVTRRIEGAAARVSGVKSIRAQSEEGFSRIVVEFRPNINLEDAANEMRESVSRIQRELPEDVEKLSIVKADNDAQSVISLAIASDYYDMETVAEIIERDIAPLFLAIEGVADVRLDGDRQRVLRVIVDPTRLASYSLSFTDVAAALRSAPFDVPAGSLRSTDHQVIVRADATSMTTSEVENIIIDGKTRIGDVATVFFGPADANSFVRLNGKPVIGLGVIRQASANTIEISDNALALVEQLTSRFPQLNIYVTSDDAQFIRSSVEEVIKSLAYTILLVVFTLWLFLGKFKATLIPALSIPVSLIGVLALMWLFGFSINILTLLALVLATGLIVDDAIVVSENIERRKSLGLKASAAAVVGSREVFFAVVATTAVLVAVFVPIAFLPSTAGKLFKEFGGVLAGAVIISSFVALTLVPALKARLSEPEKDETKGQSKVKALGRNMVAYYGVAIAFCLKKGWLILLISLILGAGASYLYQQVDKELLPSEDRGNIRIFARGPDGVGIAFMDRQAMMMEDILLPYSELGDIDTIRTVVGQWDPNIVFMTVNLKDWAERDNTQQKIINDIRPQLASIPGAPARAFGANSLNLRGQSGGIEIAITGNDYGQIYQVSKNFAEIIESQHPDFGSPRISYQPTQPQMRVQIDRNRAEELGVPFSDINQTLRAVIGGDDVTDLNIGDQAIPIILQSSYTNKANPSDLTNLYVSSNSGELVSLSSIAYITEEGVAAELERHAQRRAIEIDLAQPKNISMAESVNILRTLANEHLPDGYGLVFLGEAKTFQETDQQVNLTYLAAFLIVLLVLAAQFESVSSAFVVILTVPFGIAAAIYAVSMTGTTINIYSQIGLVMLIGLLAKNSILLVEFADQLRDRGATITEAIIQAGQARLRPIMMTLLSTVLGGLPLILSTGAGAEARNAIGWVVFGGLGIAVVFTLFLTPVLYYWLARFAKPRADQERKLAAELKEAQSLH; from the coding sequence ATGTTAAATTTATTTCAACATAAAACCGATTTACCTTCGATTTCTGTGCGCCGTCCGTTATTGGTTATTGTCATCAACTTACTCATTATTTTAGCTGGCCTGGCCGCCATGTTTGGCCTTGAAGTTCGGGAACTTCCCGATGTTGACCGGCCTGTGGTTTCGATTCGTGCTAACTTCCCCGGTGCTGCCCCTGAAACCGTCGATAATGAAGTCACCCGACGCATTGAGGGCGCAGCAGCAAGAGTCAGTGGAGTAAAGTCGATTCGAGCGCAAAGTGAAGAAGGCTTCTCTCGCATTGTTGTCGAATTTCGTCCCAACATTAATCTTGAAGATGCGGCGAATGAAATGCGTGAGTCGGTCAGTCGAATTCAACGAGAGCTACCTGAAGACGTAGAAAAGCTTTCCATAGTAAAAGCCGATAACGATGCGCAATCGGTCATCAGTTTGGCCATCGCCAGCGACTATTACGACATGGAAACCGTTGCTGAAATTATCGAAAGGGACATTGCACCACTCTTTTTGGCGATTGAAGGGGTTGCCGATGTCAGATTAGATGGTGACCGTCAACGAGTGTTACGAGTGATTGTCGACCCAACTCGACTTGCCAGTTACAGCTTATCTTTTACCGATGTTGCCGCCGCTTTGCGTTCTGCTCCTTTCGATGTACCCGCTGGCAGCTTACGCTCAACAGACCATCAAGTGATTGTCAGAGCCGATGCAACATCGATGACCACCAGTGAAGTCGAAAACATCATCATTGACGGTAAAACCCGCATTGGTGATGTTGCCACTGTCTTTTTTGGTCCTGCCGATGCAAACTCTTTTGTTCGTCTAAATGGTAAACCCGTTATTGGCTTGGGGGTTATCAGGCAAGCTAGCGCCAATACCATTGAAATTTCTGACAACGCTTTGGCACTGGTGGAGCAACTGACTAGTCGATTTCCACAGCTAAATATTTATGTCACCTCAGATGATGCACAATTTATTCGCAGCTCTGTTGAGGAGGTTATTAAATCACTGGCTTACACCATTTTATTGGTGGTTTTCACCCTGTGGTTGTTTTTAGGTAAGTTTAAAGCCACCTTAATTCCTGCATTGTCTATTCCGGTGTCGCTTATTGGGGTGCTGGCATTAATGTGGCTATTTGGCTTTTCTATTAACATCTTAACTTTATTGGCTTTGGTCTTAGCCACTGGCTTAATTGTTGATGACGCCATTGTGGTTTCTGAAAACATTGAGCGGCGCAAAAGTTTGGGGCTAAAAGCTTCGGCGGCTGCTGTTGTGGGATCTCGAGAAGTCTTTTTTGCGGTGGTCGCGACAACCGCCGTGCTTGTTGCGGTATTTGTGCCTATCGCCTTTTTGCCTTCGACAGCGGGCAAATTGTTCAAAGAGTTTGGCGGGGTCTTAGCTGGCGCTGTGATCATCTCATCGTTTGTTGCACTAACCTTAGTACCGGCTTTAAAAGCTCGCCTTAGTGAACCAGAAAAAGACGAAACCAAAGGGCAATCTAAAGTCAAAGCTTTAGGCCGTAACATGGTTGCTTACTATGGCGTTGCTATCGCCTTTTGCTTGAAAAAAGGTTGGTTGATTTTGCTAATCAGTTTGATATTAGGAGCAGGGGCAAGCTATTTGTACCAGCAAGTCGATAAAGAGTTACTGCCCAGTGAAGACAGAGGCAATATTCGTATATTTGCACGCGGACCAGACGGTGTTGGCATTGCTTTTATGGATCGTCAAGCCATGATGATGGAAGATATTTTACTGCCATATTCTGAACTTGGTGATATTGACACCATTCGAACAGTAGTAGGGCAGTGGGATCCGAACATTGTTTTTATGACCGTAAATTTAAAAGACTGGGCTGAACGCGATAACACTCAACAAAAAATTATCAATGACATTAGGCCTCAGCTGGCGAGTATCCCAGGCGCTCCAGCAAGAGCCTTTGGCGCTAATAGCCTTAATCTTCGAGGCCAAAGTGGGGGCATTGAAATTGCCATCACGGGTAATGACTATGGGCAAATATATCAAGTAAGCAAAAACTTCGCTGAGATAATTGAAAGCCAACACCCCGATTTTGGTAGCCCGAGAATATCCTATCAGCCAACCCAACCTCAGATGCGAGTGCAAATTGATCGAAATCGAGCTGAAGAACTTGGGGTACCCTTTAGTGATATTAACCAAACGTTACGCGCGGTTATTGGCGGTGATGATGTGACCGATTTGAACATTGGCGATCAGGCCATTCCAATTATTTTGCAATCTTCATATACCAACAAAGCCAATCCATCTGATTTGACTAACTTATATGTGTCTTCAAATTCTGGCGAGTTAGTGTCTTTATCTTCCATCGCTTATATCACCGAAGAAGGGGTTGCGGCAGAGCTTGAGCGACATGCTCAAAGACGGGCTATTGAAATCGATTTAGCTCAGCCTAAAAATATATCAATGGCAGAGTCGGTAAATATTTTACGCACACTTGCCAATGAGCATTTACCTGACGGTTATGGTTTAGTCTTTTTAGGTGAAGCTAAAACATTCCAAGAAACCGACCAACAGGTTAACCTCACATACTTGGCTGCGTTTTTAATTGTGCTGTTGGTTTTAGCTGCGCAATTTGAAAGTGTCAGTAGCGCGTTTGTGGTGATATTAACCGTGCCTTTTGGTATCGCTGCGGCTATTTATGCGGTGTCGATGACTGGTACCACCATTAATATTTATTCACAAATTGGTTTGGTCATGCTCATTGGTTTACTCGCTAAAAATTCCATTTTGTTGGTTGAATTTGCTGATCAGCTTAGAGATCGAGGCGCCACCATCACCGAGGCTATTATTCAGGCGGGACAAGCTCGATTGCGCCCAATTATGATGACCTTACTGTCAACTGTTTTAGGTGGTTTACCTCTTATTTTGTCAACCGGCGCAGGGGCTGAGGCCAGAAATGCGATCGGTTGGGTTGTCTTTGGTGGTTTAGGCATTGCGGTGGTATTTACCCTATTTTTAACGCCTGTACTTTATTACTGGTTGGCGCGTTTTGCTAAGCCAAGGGCTGATCAAGAAAGAAAATTAGCCGCAGAATTAAAAGAAGCTCAATCGTTACATTAG